The bacterium genome has a segment encoding these proteins:
- a CDS encoding Fic family protein yields MKRPPYSLTEKIFASSSEIQRLLGRYEGIMMPKPSVKLRRSSRIKTIQSSLEIEGNKLTQEQVTAILDDKKVLGPQRDILEVKNAIALYDQADLFNILSEKSLCKAHSIMMKGLIKSPGKWRSGNIGVIDGSKVKHVAPKPNMVPNLISNLFEFLKNEEKKKYLISSCVFHYELEFIHPFEDGNGRMGRFWQHLILTRYHPLFEYTPIESVIRDHQKDYYSALENADKSSESTVFIEFCLEAILNSLSSFLDELKPEPLTTESRLENAKGQFGKNWFSRKDYIRFFKTISTATASRDLLFGMESKLLEKKGDKATTEYRFV; encoded by the coding sequence ATGAAAAGGCCTCCATACAGCCTCACGGAAAAGATATTCGCGTCATCATCCGAGATCCAACGCCTGCTCGGTAGATACGAGGGCATAATGATGCCCAAACCGAGCGTCAAACTCAGAAGATCAAGTCGCATCAAGACTATTCAAAGCAGCCTGGAGATCGAAGGCAACAAGCTTACACAGGAGCAGGTCACCGCCATACTGGACGACAAAAAAGTCCTGGGACCGCAGAGGGATATACTGGAAGTGAAGAACGCGATCGCCCTCTATGATCAAGCGGATTTGTTCAACATCCTTTCCGAAAAGTCGTTATGCAAGGCGCATTCCATCATGATGAAAGGCCTTATAAAAAGCCCGGGGAAATGGCGATCGGGCAATATCGGCGTCATCGATGGGAGCAAGGTGAAGCATGTAGCTCCGAAACCGAATATGGTGCCGAATCTGATTTCCAATCTGTTTGAATTCCTCAAAAACGAAGAGAAGAAGAAGTACTTAATATCATCCTGTGTGTTTCATTATGAATTGGAATTCATTCATCCGTTTGAAGATGGAAACGGCAGGATGGGCAGGTTTTGGCAGCACTTGATCTTAACCAGGTATCATCCGTTGTTCGAATACACGCCGATAGAATCGGTCATTAGGGATCATCAAAAGGATTATTATTCAGCGCTCGAGAATGCGGACAAGAGCAGCGAATCGACTGTCTTCATCGAGTTTTGTCTTGAGGCCATCCTGAATAGTCTATCGAGTTTCCTCGACGAACTTAAGCCGGAGCCGCTCACCACCGAAAGTCGCTTGGAAAATGCAAAAGGGCAATTCGGCAAAAATTGGTTTTCCCGAAAAGACTACATCAGATTTTTCAAAACCATATCCACGGCAACGGCAAGCAGGGACCTCTTATTTGGAATGGAATCAAAGTTGCTCGAAAAGAAGGGAGACAAAGCGACCACTGAATACAGGTTTGTTTGA
- a CDS encoding tetratricopeptide repeat protein, with product MEQHGESLKEDRHDSQPARPRVMGMRREIFLAIIAGVVLLGCIVAIRQSFREGQETKRLAEKAAQSGPKKDIASLRDAALLAPRSAGAHLDLAEALAAGGRHAEAVDEYRKALELDPKLERARMGLGLSYGEQGRYEDAIRSYEVVLSSDPGNAEAHYQKGMALMSLGRSEEAIGSFSSAIAINPEYSRRAEAPQAADEGTTPATDDGQTASAAEDEDQGGTVDGDKDGEEIPLTMSEEAEDQFVQSGTLENDSIGMNIALGTLFNSFKKYGQASQVFSKVLSIESNNAGAHFGLGIASLGLGDRNRAIAEYNVLTSLDPELASKLLTELNK from the coding sequence ATGGAGCAGCATGGCGAATCGCTGAAGGAAGATCGACATGACTCGCAGCCGGCGCGGCCGAGGGTCATGGGCATGAGGCGCGAGATATTCCTCGCGATCATCGCCGGGGTCGTCCTCCTCGGGTGCATCGTCGCTATCAGACAGAGTTTCAGGGAAGGACAAGAGACGAAGAGGCTGGCCGAGAAGGCGGCGCAGTCCGGACCGAAGAAGGACATCGCATCGCTTCGGGACGCAGCCCTGTTGGCGCCCCGCTCCGCCGGCGCACATCTTGACCTGGCTGAGGCGCTGGCAGCAGGGGGGAGACATGCCGAAGCCGTGGATGAATACAGGAAGGCGCTCGAGCTGGACCCGAAGCTGGAGCGGGCCCGCATGGGGCTTGGTCTTTCGTACGGAGAACAGGGCCGTTATGAGGACGCGATCAGGTCCTACGAAGTCGTCCTGAGCTCTGACCCCGGCAACGCAGAGGCCCACTATCAAAAGGGCATGGCTCTTATGAGCCTTGGCCGCAGCGAAGAAGCGATCGGCTCTTTCAGCAGCGCCATCGCGATCAATCCCGAATATTCCCGAAGGGCCGAAGCTCCCCAGGCAGCTGACGAGGGGACGACGCCTGCAACGGACGACGGGCAGACGGCTTCGGCGGCCGAAGATGAAGATCAAGGTGGAACGGTGGATGGTGATAAGGATGGGGAAGAGATTCCACTGACGATGTCCGAAGAGGCCGAGGATCAGTTCGTACAATCAGGAACCCTGGAAAACGATTCCATAGGGATGAACATTGCGCTCGGCACGCTGTTCAACTCTTTCAAGAAATACGGACAGGCGAGCCAGGTGTTTTCAAAGGTGCTTTCAATCGAATCCAACAACGCGGGCGCGCATTTCGGCCTCGGAATAGCCTCTCTCGGGCTCGGGGACAGGAACCGCGCCATAGCCGAGTACAACGTGCTCACCTCGCTCGACCCAGAGCTGGCATCGAAGCTCTTGACCGAGCTGAACAAGTAA